DNA from Eucalyptus grandis isolate ANBG69807.140 chromosome 5, ASM1654582v1, whole genome shotgun sequence:
ACTGGCTCGAACCTTCCCCAAGGCAGTTCCAATGACGGCGAGTACTGGTTGGATCTTCCCGGGAACGGAAGAGAAAAGGACACAGTAAAAAGAGGAGACTTGCAGAGCTCCCAGGCATACTTGCATGTCAAACCCATGAATGGTGCTACCTTCAGTGACATAGCCATATGGCTCTTCTACCCTTTCAATGGCCCTGCTACGGCTAAAGTTAAGTTCTTCGATGTCTCGTTGGGACAAATCGGCCAGCATGTCGGTGACTGGGAGCATGTGACCTTAAGAGTAAGCAACTTCACCGGAGAGCTATGGAGGGTGTATTTCTCGCAGCACAGTAAGGGTGTCTGGGTGAGTGCTTCAGAACTAGAGTTTCATAGTGGGAATAAGATCGTGGTCTATTCATCGCAGCATGGCCACGCTACATACTCAAAACCAGGATCAGTATTGCAGGGCAATGGAGGTATTGGATTAAGGAATGACACGAAGAAGAGTAAGAATTTCATGGACACCGGAGTCAACTACTCAGTAGTTGCAGTGGACTATCCAAATGCTCCGGTGACTGAACCGCCGTGGCTAAACTATTTCAGAAAGTGGGGTCCAAGAATTAGTTATAATCTCGAAAGAGAGATCAAGAAAGTGGAGAAGCTTTTTCCCAGAAAGCTTAAATcggcttttgaaaaatttgtgagAGGTCTGCCTGGAGAGATCCTGGGTGAGGAAGGGCCTACTGGGCCAAAGGTGAAGAGCTACTGGAGTGGAGATGAACCTTGAAGATTTCTTCTTTCCTGGTGAAATGAAATTTAATGAAGGCTAATCTTCAAGGATGTGTATTTACTTCAGATTGGGGCAAAAAAGGCAGCTAGAATCTGTAGCCAGAAATTAAGTTCAATTGAATACTGCAAAGCAAATAGACATCATGCAAAATCATGTACCTTATTATCCAAGAAGAGAGCAATTTGCACTTTCATTCTTCCATAACCTTACAGTTTGGCAAGCAGAAATGTTCTGTAATCTTACTAAGCATCAAAAGGGCCATTGGATTGTTGCACCAATTAGTGGGAgcacaattttcatttcatctCATGCCCAACATATGAGCATTTAATTCTCAACTACCAAACTTGAAAACATACAACTGCGGAAAAATTGCGAAATGCAAGGATAAACTCTAAACTCACATCCTCACAGAGACTAATAGCCTCTCTATAAATGCTTGTACAGTAAGTTGCTCCCGACGAACTACAATGTTTTCACATTTTTGTGCAGTTTGATGCCGGAATGAAAGACAGATGCCACAATTATCACAAGGGCAGATAATGAGGCTGAAAGAAAGGTAACAACAGATACAAATCCAGCATGTGTTTCTATGCCTGAGGGTATTTTCCAAACTATAGGATTCTTATAAGATATAGCAGCACCATTACTGGTCAAAACAAAGAAATGGGATTGATTGCTTGACCTTTGCTCCATGCTGCAACGTGCAAAAACATCTGGTTCTCCAAATTGAACTGCTGAATAGCCACTTCCATCTAGGGCCTGCAAAGTTTTCCAATTTTCAGATGCTAGGTGTCCATTCATTTGCCTTTTACTAGTGGACCAGTaccaacaaatttgaaatccaAAAAACAATGCAAAATTTATCCTAAGTACCATATTCTAAGCTTCAAAGCATGTTGCACAGCAAGATTCAGATATTTTGATCAAGATATAGCCAATGCCAATTTGCATCTATGATCAAGGATAATTTCTcgattttcttccctttctttagTATGTGATTAGGAAACTAGTAGGGGTATCATAAGCGAAATTTGAATATCCGTGGAAGTTTGATACAGTAAATTAAGAAGCCATTATTGTCATGACCTCACTCAATCTACACAAACCATATTTTTCTTTGGTGACTTATTTACAATTACTCAGTATATGAACAAATTGTTCTAAACTAAATGGAACTTTGATGACCACATCTAAAAGTGGaggaagaaaatgcaaattacCATTCCCATTCAACTACTTATAGGTAACACAAGATTACAATGGATTGCCTGTAGTGAAATAAAGTATCTACTAAGGAAACTAGGTGGATACACCTGCCACTTGCTAAAAGCTTTGAACAAGATGGTACAGAAAACATATTCATGAGCAGGAAATGGAATCAAATGGAACCAATGACGTTAGCAAATTTTAGTTCATTCGCTTTTTGATATCTCAGGTAATCGGAAAGACAAGCTGATTACATGCATAACCCGAGCAGTCCCTATCAtttaagaacaaaaagaaagcaagtACATGGGGGCAACAGTTTATAATAGCACCTGATCTGTTCTTcctcaaaaaaattcaatcttaTCATAATTTCTACTTGTGAAAGGAGAAAAGGGCAATTCCTTCAAACTGACCTGATAGCGCGCATGTACTGGAACGTCTACTTTGATTTCGAGTCCATTCATCTGTTCCAACAGGTTGTTGGGGCTAAAAAACATGTGAACCTCAACAAGCGTACGATTTGAAAGAAATGACGGCAACTCCAAATTCGCATCTCCGAAGACAGCAACTTCACCATATACTGCAACAGCAGATTAAACTTAGCAtagcaaaataaaaatggaaacaGCATAAATGCTAGAGCGTCCAGGCATCAAATTTTCAGCATCCGTTACAGCTGATTAGAAGGATACACCAGGAACTTACCTCCACGGTCCCGAATGTGTTGCAGCTCAAACGGGTCAGCAAACACTCCGGAGGGCAGTCTTTCGACGAGTACAACCTCACAGAAGCGGAAAGGCGACTTGGCTGCAAGCTCTTCATCAACACTAATCCTAATAGATGTAAAGAGACTCCGATGAGAGCCATCGCCAGTCAGACGGCGATCCAAATCAGACAGTTTGAACGCGTCACGTAGATCCAAAGGCTGCATTTCGCAGGAGCAACGAGTAAGCTCGGCATCCCTATAATGTTCGAAAGCGGCATCTTCTAAACTTCCAAACTTGTCAAAGTAAGCTTTCGCAACCCATTTCTCGCGGCAAGGGACGGCACATGCATCAGAAGCCGTGGAATAGCCGTCTAAGCTAGGCGTTTCCTCCTGCAGACCAAAGAGACTGACTCAACAAGCATGATCCAGGAGATCATTGCCCCGTGATGGCGATTCGATCTTACTGTCAAGTAACTTCTTTTACAGGATGAATTGAGCTCGTGAAAGTGTCGCGGCAATGCTAATTGAAAGCCACCGGATGGGACAACGATGCAACAAGTCGATGATGAAGAAGGAGAACGAATTCAGACAATCAGACTGACCTCGCTCGTCGCCGACGATGCAAACGCGATCATCAGCATTCCCAGTCCCAGACAAATCCCGGGGCGTCCTCGCCGGCGATCTTCCATGGAGCCGCCGCGGCGGAGGAGAAGCCCCTTTCGCTCCAGCTTGCGGTTCCTCCCTGGTCTCGCGAATCCCAGCGAGCCGAGACGGGACGTAAGAAGAGCGAATTTCGATGCCGAGAGCGGCGAAACCGTCGGGTCGCTTGCGCCGACGAGCGAAAACGAGGACGAAATGAGAGATGATCGGCGAGTACGGACCGACCGA
Protein-coding regions in this window:
- the LOC104443523 gene encoding phosphatidylinositol-glycan biosynthesis class X protein yields the protein MEDRRRGRPGICLGLGMLMIAFASSATSEEETPSLDGYSTASDACAVPCREKWVAKAYFDKFGSLEDAAFEHYRDAELTRCSCEMQPLDLRDAFKLSDLDRRLTGDGSHRSLFTSIRISVDEELAAKSPFRFCEVVLVERLPSGVFADPFELQHIRDRGVYGEVAVFGDANLELPSFLSNRTLVEVHMFFSPNNLLEQMNGLEIKVDVPVHARYQALDGSGYSAVQFGEPDVFARCSMEQRSSNQSHFFVLTSNGAAISYKNPIVWKIPSGIETHAGFVSVVTFLSASLSALVIIVASVFHSGIKLHKNVKTL